Proteins encoded within one genomic window of Sulfurovum sp. XGS-02:
- a CDS encoding NfeD family protein yields MIEFLNETVLWWHWIVFGIALLIWDMTMGTFFILGLGIAAIIVGILDMFMDTSFTMELTIWMILSILVIAVWFKWFREQPVTESGQSNYRLDTLGVVMEDIQPHSRGKVTFDTPVLGNTSWHAISKVDLVKGTRVKIVQINGQLIEVEPFTS; encoded by the coding sequence TTGATTGAATTTCTCAACGAAACTGTTTTATGGTGGCACTGGATCGTTTTTGGTATAGCGCTGCTTATTTGGGATATGACCATGGGGACATTTTTTATCCTTGGACTGGGTATTGCTGCCATTATAGTGGGGATACTGGACATGTTTATGGACACCTCTTTTACCATGGAACTCACCATCTGGATGATACTCTCCATACTTGTCATTGCGGTATGGTTCAAGTGGTTTAGAGAACAGCCTGTGACAGAGAGCGGGCAGTCAAACTACAGGCTCGATACTTTGGGTGTGGTCATGGAAGATATACAACCCCATAGCAGAGGGAAAGTCACTTTTGACACACCTGTCCTTGGCAATACCTCCTGGCATGCCATATCAAAAGTGGACCTGGTCAAAGGCACACGTGTAAAAATCGTACAGATCAATGGGCAGCTTATAGAAGTTGAACCTTTCACATCATAG